A genome region from Platichthys flesus chromosome 12, fPlaFle2.1, whole genome shotgun sequence includes the following:
- the LOC133965933 gene encoding tripartite motif-containing protein 14-like codes for MGTVEETLKCPVCQDVFTDPVTLPCGHDFCLTCIQTVWETDGRNEGPHFCPECQIFLPTELTVEINTTLQSKVKDITTDVPPVAQPQGAALSRAPKPPSTVRCDHCIETPSVAVRTCLTCDASLCQAHFLLHEQRSALREHTVVEVTGDPLSLKCREHRDELKLFCMEEKVPVCCLCVLVGVHKNHKASQLHEACAHFKGMLETTMNQLLKRRSEAEFAIKDLESLYTQTVMFAADFRERISDKYSRIRVVLDGDERLMMQVIDAEETCMTEWLEAQRGMMEAQIKEIDSLRASSKSLLQDTNDLRFLQQITAKNLCDPLDLAPIKEVDKDLCDPEKLRTVERLVDDLSVALSQHFPRMWSYQSSPALDSMTAHPKLEITQDGKQVYWRREPVSEAQSPQPYDSLYSVLARESFASGQHYWEIIVQEKPYWLIGVTTGPVDKKDGTSQTSSRLRVNNTSWCIYHGDGQYLALHDNQEKQLSVGKRVRKLGIQTNLQKGELSFYDADAMTLLHSFCVQCTEPLYPMLNPCIDVNGLNRQPLTMFWIKDPWE; via the exons ATGGGGACTGTTGAGGAAACCTTGAAGTGTCCCGTCTGCCAGGATGTCTTCACCGATCCAGTGACACTCCCATGTGGACACGACTTCTGTCTCACCTGTATCCAGACTGTCTGGGAAACCGATGGGCGTAATGAAGGCCCCCACTTCTGTCCCGAGTGTCAGATATTCCTCCCCACTGAGCTGACTGTGGAGATAAACACCACTCTTCAGAGCAAAGTGAAGGACATCACCACAGACGTGCCACCAGTAGCACAGCCACAGGGAGCAGCTCTGAGCAGGGCCCCCAAACCACCTTCAACCGTCCGCTGTGATCACTGTATAGAGACGCCATCGGTGGCCGTGAGGACATGTCTGACGTGTGACGCCTCACTGTGCCAGgctcacttcctgctgcacGAGCAGAGGTCAGCTCTGAGGGAGCACACGGTTGTGGAGGTGACAGGAGACCCGCTGTCTCTGAAGTGCAGGGAGCACCGTGACGAGCTCAAGCTCTTCTGTATGGAGGAGAAGGTCCCTGTGTGCTGTTTGTGCGTGCTGGTTGGCGTGCACAAGAACCACAAGGCGTCTCAGCTCCACGAGGCCTGCGCACACTTCAAG GGCATGCTAGAGACCACTATGAACCAACTGCTGAAGAGGAGAAGTGAGGCAGAGTTCGCCATCAAGGACTTGGAGTCactgtacacacaaacagtg ATGTTTGCTGCAGATTTCAGAGAGAGAATCTCAGACAAGTACAGCAGGATCCGTGTCGTGCTGGATGGCGATGAGCGTCTGATGATGCAGGTTATAGACGCCGAGGAGACATGTATGACAGAGTGGCTGGAAGCCCAGAGGGGCATGATGGAGGCCCAGATTAAAGAGATAGATAGTCTCAGAGCATCCAGTAAGTCGCTCCTCCAGGACACAAATGATCTGCGTTTCCTGCAG CAAATCACAGCAAAGAATCTTTG TGACCCTCTGGATTTAGCACCAATCAAGGAAGTAGACAAGGACCTTTGTGACCCAGAGAAACTAAGAACAGTAGAGAGACTGGTAGACGACCTCTCAGTGGCTCTGTCCCAACACTTTCCACGAATGTGGTCTT ATCAAAGTTCTCCTGCTCTGGACTCAATGACAGCTCACCCAAAACTGGAAATAACCCAGGATGGGAAGCAGGTTTACTGGAGGAGAGAGCCTGTCAGTGAGGCTCAGAGCCCTCAACCCTATGACTCCCTGTACAGTGTCCTGGCTCGCGAGAGTTTCGCTTCAGGCCAGCACTACTGGGAGATCATTGTCCAGGAGAAACCCTACTGGCTGATAGGTGTGACTACTGGGCCGGTGGATAAAAAAGATGGAACAAGTCAGACTTCCTCAAGACTGCGCGTGAACAACACATCCTGGTGTATCTACCATGGGGACGGGCAGTACCTGGCATTGCACGATAACCAGGAGAAGCAGCTGTCAGTGGGAAAGAGAGTCAGGAAGCTGGGCATACAGACCAATCTCCAGAAGGGGGAGCTGTCATTCTACGATGCTGATGCAATGACGCTGCTTCACTCCTTCTGTGTGCAGTGCACAGAGCCTCTCTACCCCATGTTAAATCCATGCATTGATGTGAATGGGCTGAATAGGCAGCCTCTTACGATGTTTTGGATCAAGGACCCCTGGGAGTAG
- the LOC133966305 gene encoding delta-1-pyrroline-5-carboxylate synthase-like translates to MLARLALCSGLPSRNWQSKVSSVSIRAYSKTKFSLPRPHGKSFAHRSELKQAKRIVVKLGSAVVTRGDECGLALGRLASIVEQVAVLHNQGREMMIVTSGAVAFGKQRLRHEILLSQSVRQALHSGQNQLKQMSIPVLEARACAAAGQSGLMALYEAMFTQYSTCTAQILVTNLDFHDEQKRGNLNSTLHELLRMNIVPIINTNDAVVPPPVPNSDLQGVNVISIKDNDSLAARLAVEMKADLLIALSDVEGLYDSPPGTDDAKLIDIFYPGDQQSIKYGSKSRVGIGGMEAKVKAALWALQGGTSVVIANGTHPKVTGHVITDIVEGKKLGTFFSEVKPAGPTVEQQTEMARHAGRSLASLLPEQRGEIIYYLSELLTEKKDEILSANRKDMELANESGRFSQALIDRLSLSTVKLNSLAIGLRQLAVSSKDSVGRVLRRTRVGNNLELEQITVPIGVLLVIFESRPDCLPQVAALAIASGNALLLKGGKEASNTNKILHQLTQEALSIHGVTDAIQLVSTREEVEDLCRLDKLIDLIIPRGSSQLVREIQRAAKGIPVLGHSEGVCHVYIDNDASVDKAIQVVRDSKCDYPAACNAMETLLIHRDLLRTPIFDQMIDMLRAEHVKIHAGPQFASYLTFSPSEVKSLRTEYGELECCIEVVDSMQDAVDHIHKYGSSHTDVIVTENEDTAQQFLQQVDSACVFWNASSRFADGYRFGLGAEVGISTARIHARGPVGLEGLLTTKWILRGEGHTVADFSEQGSMKYLHENIPVIQGTFN, encoded by the exons ATGTTGGCTAGGCTGGCATTGTGCTCTGGCCTGCCCTCCAGAAACTGGCAGTCAAAAGTCTCCTCAGTCTCCATCAGAGCGTATTCAAAAACCAAAT TCTCACTTCCACGTCCCCATGGGAAGTCTTTTGCCCACCGCAGTGAGTTAAAGCAGGCCAAGCGCATCGTCGTGAAGCTGGGCAGTGCTGTGGTGACTCGCGGGGATGAGTGCGGCCTGGCACTGGGGCGACTGGCCTCAATAGTAGAGCAG GTGGCTGTGCTCCACAATCAAGGGAGGGAGATGATGATCGTCACCAGTGGTGCTGTGGCGTTTGGGAAGCAGAGACTGAGACATGAGATCCTGCTGTCTCAAAGTGTCAGACAAGCCTTGCATTCTGGACAGAACCAGCTCAAACAAATG TCAATTCCAGTTTTGGAGGCAAGGGCGTGTGCGGCTGCAGGGCAGAGTGGTCTGATGGCGTTGTATGAAGCTATGTTCACTCAGTACAGCACCTGCACTGCACAA ATTCTGGTCACCAATCTTGATTTCCATGACGAGCAGAAGCGTGGCAATCTAAACAGCACGCTCCATGAACTTCTACGGATGAACATAGTTCCCATCATAAACACCAACGATGCTGTGGTTCCACCCCCGGTTCCCAACAGTGACCTACAGGGCGTAAAT GTAATAAGCATCAAAGATAATGATAGCTTAGCTGCACGGCTGGCTGTTGAAATGAAAGCAGATCTCCTGATTGCCCTGTCTGATGTTGAAG GTTTATACGACAGTCCCCCAGGAACAGATGATGCCAAGCTTATTGATATTTTCTATCCTGGAGACCAGCAGTCGATCAAGTACGGCTCTAAGTCAAGAGTTGGCATCGGTGGCATGGAAGCCAAG GTGAAAGCAGCCCTATGGGCACTGCAGGGCGGGACGTCTGTTGTCATTGCCAATGGCACACATCCTAAAGTCACCGGCCACGTCATAACAGACATTGTGGAAGGGAAGAAACTGGGCACCTTCTTCTCAGAAGTGAAGCCTGCAG GTCCAActgtggagcagcagacagagatggCGCGACATGCAGGAAGGTCTCTGgcttctctgcttcctgaacag agaggagagatcaTCTACTATCTTTCTGAGCTGCtcacagaaaagaaagatgagATTCTCAGCGCCAACAGGAAAGACATGGAATTAGCAAATGAATCAG GTCGTTTCTCTCAGGCTCTGATCGACCGCCTCAGTCTGTCAACAGTCAAACTAAACAGCCTCGCCATTGGCCTCCGTCAACTCGCTGTTTCCTCCAAGGACAGCGTGGGTCGGGTGTTGAGGAGGACCAGGGTGGGCAACAACCTGGAACTGGAACAGATCACTGTCCCCATTGGTGTGCTGCTGGTTATTTTTGAGTCACGTCCTGATTGTCTCCCACAG GTTGCGGCTCTGGCTATTGCCAGTGGAAATGCTTTGCTCTTGAAGGGGGGTAAAGAGGCTTCCAACACCAATAAAATTCTACATCAACTAACCCAGGAAGCACTTTCCATTCATGGTGTGACCGATGCCATTCAACTG GTGAGCACACGTGAAGAAGTTGAGGATCTGTGCCGACTTGATAAATTGATTGACCTGATCATTCCGAGGGGCTCGTCCCAGCTGGTCCGGGAAATCCAAAGAGCAGCGAAGGGTATTCCTGTGCTGGGCCACAGCGAGGGAGTCTGTCACGTCTACATAGACAATGACGCCAGCGTTGACAAGGCCATTCAAGTTG TCAGAGACTCCAAATGTGACTACCCTGCAGCCTGCAATGCCATGGAGACACTTCTTATTCACAGAGATTTGTTGCGAACTCCTATATTTGACCAGATGATTGATATGCTGAGAGCAGAACAT gTCAAGATCCACGCAGGTCCCCAGTTTGCGTCCTATTTAACTTTCAGCCCATCCGAGGTGAAGTCTCTGAGGACAGAGTATGGGGAGCTGGAGTGCTGCATTGAGGTGGTAGACAGCATGCAGGATGCAGTGGACCACATCCACAAGTACGGCAGCTCCCACACGGATGTTATTGTTACAGAGAACGAGGACACAGCTCAACAGTTTCTGCAGCAGGTGGACAGTGCCTGTGTATTCTGGAACGCCAGCTCTCGATTTGCTGATGGCTACCGTTTCGGTCTAG GAGCTGAAGTTGGAATCAGTACGGCACGGATACATGCCAGAGGTCCAGTGGGTTTGGAGGGGCTTCTGACCACCAAGTGGATCCTTCGAGGGGAAGGGCACACTGTGGCTGACTTTTCTGAGCAAGGCAGTATGAAATACCTCCATGAAAACATCCCCGTCATCCAGGGGACTTTTAATTAG